In the genome of Cronobacter malonaticus LMG 23826, one region contains:
- the yejM gene encoding LPS biosynthesis-modulating metalloenzyme YejM, translated as MVTNRQRYREKVSQMISWGHWFALFNILFSIVLGSRYLFIADWPTTLTGRIYSYVSLVGHFSFLVFAAYLLILFPLTFIVMSQRLMRFLSAILATVGMTLLLVDSEVFTRFHLHINPVVWQVVINPDQSEMARDWQLMFIAVPVILLIEMLFATWSWQKLRSLTRRRRYARPVAALFFASFVTTHVMYIWADANFYRPVTMQRANLPLSYPMTARRFLEKHGLLDAQEYQRRLVEQGDPEAVSVQYPLSDLRYSDMGSGHNVLLITVDGLNYSRFEKQMPSLAQFARDNVNFTQHFSSGNLSDNGIFGLFYGISPGYMDGVLAARIPAALITALNQQGYQLGLFASDGFSSSLYRQALLSDFSLPSAQPQSDDQTASQWISWLNKYSSEDNRWFSWVSFNGTSIDEDTQQAAFTRRYARAAGNVDAQIDRVLAALKASGKLDNTVVIITAGRGIPLGQQQESFGWDRSRIQVPLVIHWPGTPAQRVTKLTDHQDVMTTLMQRLLHVRTPAYEYSQGEDLFSPTRRNNWVVSADNNTLAVTTPQMTLVLDNNGNYRMYDLRGDRMKDDKPQLSLLLQVLTDEKRFIAN; from the coding sequence ATGGTGACTAACCGTCAGCGCTACCGCGAAAAAGTCTCCCAGATGATCAGCTGGGGGCACTGGTTCGCCCTGTTCAATATTCTCTTCTCCATTGTCCTCGGTAGCCGCTATCTGTTTATCGCCGACTGGCCCACGACCCTGACGGGCCGGATTTACTCTTACGTGAGTCTGGTGGGCCACTTTAGCTTTCTGGTGTTTGCCGCGTATCTGCTGATCCTGTTCCCGCTCACGTTTATCGTGATGTCGCAGCGGCTGATGCGATTCCTGTCGGCGATTCTCGCGACCGTCGGCATGACGCTGCTGCTGGTCGACAGTGAAGTCTTTACCCGCTTCCACCTGCACATTAACCCGGTGGTCTGGCAGGTGGTGATTAACCCCGATCAAAGCGAAATGGCCCGCGACTGGCAGCTGATGTTTATCGCGGTGCCGGTGATTTTGCTTATCGAGATGCTGTTCGCCACCTGGAGCTGGCAGAAGCTGCGCAGCCTGACGCGCCGCCGCCGCTACGCGCGCCCCGTGGCGGCACTCTTTTTCGCCTCATTTGTGACCACACATGTGATGTATATCTGGGCCGACGCGAATTTCTATCGTCCGGTCACGATGCAGCGCGCGAACCTGCCGCTCTCTTACCCGATGACGGCGCGCCGCTTCCTGGAAAAACATGGTCTGCTGGATGCGCAGGAGTATCAGCGCCGGCTGGTGGAGCAGGGCGATCCGGAGGCGGTGAGCGTGCAATATCCGCTGAGCGATCTGCGTTACAGCGATATGGGCTCCGGCCATAATGTGCTGCTAATTACGGTCGATGGGCTTAACTACTCGCGCTTTGAAAAACAGATGCCGTCGCTGGCGCAGTTCGCGCGCGACAACGTGAATTTCACGCAGCATTTCAGCTCCGGGAATCTGTCGGATAACGGCATTTTCGGCCTGTTCTACGGGATTTCGCCGGGCTATATGGATGGGGTGCTGGCCGCCCGTATTCCGGCGGCGCTGATCACCGCGCTGAATCAGCAGGGTTATCAGTTAGGCCTGTTCGCGTCAGATGGTTTCAGCAGTTCGCTGTATCGTCAGGCGCTGCTGTCCGACTTCTCGCTTCCTTCGGCGCAGCCGCAGAGCGATGACCAGACCGCCTCGCAGTGGATTAGCTGGCTGAATAAGTACTCCTCGGAAGATAACCGCTGGTTCTCATGGGTCTCCTTCAATGGCACCAGTATTGATGAAGACACCCAGCAGGCGGCCTTTACGCGCCGCTACGCCCGCGCAGCCGGGAATGTAGACGCGCAGATTGACCGCGTGCTGGCGGCACTGAAAGCGAGTGGCAAGCTGGACAATACCGTTGTGATTATCACCGCAGGCCGCGGCATTCCGTTAGGCCAGCAGCAGGAGAGCTTCGGCTGGGATCGCTCACGCATTCAGGTGCCGCTGGTTATTCACTGGCCTGGCACGCCTGCGCAGCGCGTGACGAAACTGACCGATCATCAGGACGTGATGACGACCCTGATGCAGCGTCTGTTGCACGTGCGCACGCCAGCCTATGAATATTCGCAGGGCGAAGATCTCTTCTCCCCTACCCGCCGTAACAACTGGGTGGTGAGCGCTGATAACAACACGCTGGCAGTGACAACGCCGCAGATGACGCTGGTGCTGGACAACAACGGCAAT
- a CDS encoding YejL family protein translates to MPQLSRYSDERVEELLTELASVLSKHKAPTDLSLMVLGNMVTNVINNSVAPAQRKTLARSFAEALQSSIRDDNAH, encoded by the coding sequence ATGCCACAACTATCCCGCTATAGTGACGAACGCGTTGAAGAATTACTGACTGAACTGGCGAGCGTGCTGTCAAAGCACAAGGCGCCAACCGACCTTTCCCTGATGGTACTTGGGAATATGGTCACCAATGTTATCAATAACAGCGTGGCTCCCGCGCAGCGCAAGACGCTGGCGCGCTCCTTCGCGGAGGCGTTGCAGTCCTCCATTCGCGACGATAACGCGCATTAA